In Pseudobacter ginsenosidimutans, the following are encoded in one genomic region:
- a CDS encoding DHA2 family efflux MFS transporter permease subunit, with translation MSSPKGFARFIIVLTTVTAAVMELIDTSIVNVGLSEMAGSLGVNIEDISWVITSYAIANVIIIPMTGFLAEYFGRKNYYLVSMVIFTIASYMCAQSTDLVELIIWRFVQGVGGGALLSTSQAILFDAFTPEERPMASGLFGMGLILGPTLGPTVGGYLIEHFSWPWMFLVNLPVGIIATILAYTFIDKKEGEGQKRAGIKIDYIGIALLMLGIGTLQFVLERGEAEDWFASDAIKTCAVLAVIGVVGFIIYELRIPNPVVNLRVMKHRPYAFTTIFTFVAGLGLFTSVFVYPVLAQRVLGFTAYETGLSLLPPTLAGVVMMPVIGKMMSKGVSPIPFIVVGFILFAIYSWMSADISPDVGRWAFFVPLLIRAFGISMSQLPLINQAVAGLQPKDYAAGISLNNMIRQIGGAFGIAMANNFVSHRYAQHRADMVANTYDGAPAMTERMTAITQSMIAKTGDASTATAKAYAMVSGAVDKQAYYLAYLDTFRLIGIFFIIVLPLVVFLRKKKTNGPAAPVDAKAVKEAMEAAH, from the coding sequence ATGTCCAGTCCAAAAGGATTTGCACGATTCATAATAGTGCTCACAACGGTAACGGCAGCCGTGATGGAACTGATCGATACCAGTATCGTGAATGTGGGCCTCAGTGAGATGGCTGGCAGCCTGGGTGTGAACATCGAGGACATCAGCTGGGTGATCACTTCCTATGCCATCGCCAATGTGATCATCATTCCGATGACGGGTTTCCTGGCTGAGTATTTCGGGCGCAAGAATTATTACCTGGTGAGCATGGTCATTTTCACCATCGCCAGTTATATGTGTGCGCAATCAACAGACCTCGTTGAGTTGATCATCTGGCGCTTTGTGCAAGGTGTGGGCGGCGGTGCGCTGCTCTCCACTTCGCAGGCAATCCTCTTCGATGCTTTCACGCCGGAAGAAAGGCCCATGGCTTCGGGTTTGTTCGGGATGGGGCTGATCCTGGGGCCCACGCTGGGACCCACTGTGGGAGGTTATCTTATCGAACATTTCAGCTGGCCCTGGATGTTCCTCGTGAACCTGCCTGTAGGTATCATCGCTACTATTCTTGCTTATACATTCATCGATAAAAAGGAAGGAGAGGGGCAGAAGCGGGCTGGTATCAAGATCGATTATATCGGTATCGCCTTACTGATGCTGGGCATCGGCACCCTTCAGTTTGTGCTGGAGCGCGGAGAAGCGGAAGACTGGTTCGCCAGTGATGCCATCAAGACCTGCGCCGTGCTGGCCGTGATCGGCGTGGTTGGTTTCATCATCTATGAATTGCGCATACCCAATCCTGTGGTGAACCTGCGTGTGATGAAACACAGGCCATATGCCTTCACTACTATCTTCACTTTTGTGGCGGGCCTGGGATTGTTCACTTCGGTATTCGTATATCCTGTGCTGGCACAGCGGGTGCTGGGCTTTACGGCTTACGAAACGGGATTATCGCTACTACCACCAACGCTGGCGGGTGTAGTGATGATGCCGGTGATCGGGAAGATGATGAGTAAAGGCGTATCGCCTATTCCCTTTATCGTGGTGGGCTTTATCCTCTTTGCTATCTACTCCTGGATGAGTGCAGACATTAGCCCGGATGTAGGAAGATGGGCCTTCTTTGTTCCCCTGCTGATCCGCGCATTCGGTATCTCGATGAGCCAACTGCCCCTGATCAACCAGGCAGTGGCAGGACTGCAGCCCAAAGATTACGCAGCGGGCATATCATTGAACAATATGATCCGCCAGATCGGTGGAGCTTTTGGGATTGCCATGGCCAATAATTTCGTGAGCCATCGGTATGCACAGCACCGGGCCGATATGGTGGCCAATACCTACGATGGCGCGCCGGCAATGACAGAACGCATGACAGCCATCACCCAGAGCATGATCGCCAAAACCGGCGATGCCTCCACTGCTACCGCCAAAGCCTATGCGATGGTGAGCGGAGCAGTAGACAAACAAGCCTATTATCTCGCATACCTCGATACATTCCGGCTCATCGGTATCTTCTTTATCATCGTACTGCCACTGGTGGTTTTCCTGAGAAAGAAGAAAACGAACGGACCTGCTGCCCCTGTAGATGCTAAGGCAGTGAAAGAAGCGATGGAGGCAGCACACTGA